The Sporolituus thermophilus DSM 23256 nucleotide sequence GTGGCTAACTTCCTGCGACGGACGGCAAGCGTTGAGCCGCAGGAAATCGCCGATAAACTGCTGTGCCAGGCGCAGGAACTATCAGGCGCCAAACTCCGGGATGACATGACGGTACTGGTAGCAAAAATTTGCGACCGGTCACCTTTGGTCCAGTAAGTATGGCTTATCAGGGATAATGTCGGCCCCATTGGGGGCCTTTTTCTTTGCCATGATAAAATCGCCCGATTGGGACAGACTATCGCCAGTGAAAAATCTAAGCAGGAAATTGTTCGGAGCCGGGAGAATAGAGGGTATAGCAGGAAGTTCGACCACGTTACGGGACGGTGAGCAGGTGAACGGTATCTCTTTGGAGAAAATTGTCGCCCTGGTGATACTGGCCGGCGAAGTCATGCTGAAAAACGGCGCCGAAACAAGCCGGGTGGAGCAGACGATGGTTCACATGGCCCGCGCATGCGGGGCCGCCAAAGTAGAAAGTTTTGCCATTCCAACCGGCGTGTTTGTCACCGTGACCGACGGCGCCGGCAATTCCCTAACGACGATGCGGCGCGTCTATAACCGCACGATCAACCTGGACCGCATCGCCAAGGTCAATGAACTGTCACGGCGGCTGGCTGACCACCGGCTGGACTACGAGGCGGCCCAAAGCCTGCTACAGCACATCGCCAAGGAACGGAGCGGCTTTTCCCTCGGACCTTCGGTAATCGCTTCCGGCGTAGTCGGCGCTGGGTTTGCCGTTCTCCAGGACGCCGGTCCGGGCGAAGCCGGCTTTGCTTTCCTGGCGGCCGCCTTGGTGAGGTATATCGCCCACATTGTATCGCGGCTGCACGGCGTGCGTTTCACTTTCGAGTTCCTTGGCGCAATGGCGGCGGCGCTTACCGGCGTGATGGTCAATTGGCTGTGGCCCCAGATCAGCCGGGATATTGTTATTGTCGGCGGCATCATCCCCCTTGTGCCGGGTGTGGCAATTACCAACGCCATTAGCGACGTTATCGCCGGCGATCTGCTAAGCGGCTTGTCGCGCGGACTGGAGGCGGCCCTGACGTCGGTAGCGGTGGCGATGGGCGTGGTTATCGTTCTCGCGATATCGGTATAGGGGGGGAAGGCTATGGTGATAAAACTTGCCGCTGTTTTTCTAATGGGTACGGCGGTAGGGGTGCTGTACCGCATCCCGCGCCACTTGCTGTTATATGGCAGCTTTACCGGCGCCGTCGTCTGGCTGGTCTACTACGTCGCCATAATCAGCGGGGCGAATGTTATTTTTGGCGCTTTTGTCGGCAGTGTCGCTGTCGGCTTTTTATCCGAATTTTTGGCCCGGCTCATGAAAAAGCCGGCCACCATTTTTGCCATTCCCGGCTTTTTGCCGCTGGTGCCGGGCCGGGAGGCCTATACGGCGATGCGTTACATGGTGGAAGGCCAGTACGGACAGGGAGTAGCGACGGCCATGCACACCATGCTGACCGGCGGCGCTATTGCTTTTGGGATTTTCCTTAGTGCGACCGTGTACCGGCTGGTGATAAATTATAGGGTGGCGAACGCGAATGCTATTGACAAAGGTTAAGACCTGGGTGGAGCGGCACCGGCTGCTGACGGCCGGCGACCGGGTGGTGGCCGCCTGCTCCGGCGGCCCCGATTCGCTGGCCCTTGTTCATATTTTACACCGGCTGCAGCCAGCCTATGGCTTCGATTTGGTCGTCGCCCATGTCGATCACATGCTGCGCGGCGCCGAATCGGCGCGGGAGGCAGAGTTTGTGCGCGCTTTTTGCCGGCAGCTCGGCCTTGATTGCCGGGTAACGGCGATCGATGTTCCGCGCGTGCGGGCGGAGCGCGGCGGTTCAACCGAGGAGGTGGCCCGGGCGCTACGCTACGCTTTTCTGCGCCAGGTGGCCGATAGCCTGGGCGGGGCGAAAATTGCCACCGGCCATCACCGCGACGATCAGGCCGAAACCGTGCTGATTAATTTTTTGCGCGGCGCAGGACCAAGGGGCTTAAGAGGAATGCAACCGGCCGCCGCCGGTATCATTCGTCCCCTTCTGAGCGTAACGCGGCAGGAAATCGAGGCCTATTGCGCGGCCGCGGGCCTGACGCCTTGCCTGGACAGTTCCAATTTGCACACCGACTATCTTCGCAACCGGGTGCGCCTGGAACTGCTGCCGCTACTGGCGCGCGAGTACAATCCGGCTATCGGGGAAAACCTTGCCCGGCTGGCGGAAATTATGGCCGACCAGCATGATTTTCTCCGGCAGTGCGCCGCCGATGCCTACACGCATGTGGCAAGGGAGACCGAGGGCAGGCTGGCGCTGGACAGTACGGCCCTTGCGGCGCTGCCGGCTGCGCTCCGGCGGGAAGTTTTACGGCTGGCCATCGAAAAAAAACGGGGGAGCCTGACAGGAATAAGTTTTTGGCATGTGGAAAAATTGTTAGAGATGGCGCTTGCCGGCAAGGTGGGCAGTTTGTTTACCCTGCCCGGGGGATTGTCATTCGTCCGGACTTATGATGGACTGGCAACGGTCGACCATACTGAGGACGGTGCAAGGGCAGCTGTTGGCATTGCGCCGCCCGGCCGCGCGCTTACCGTTCCCGGGGTGACCGAAGTGCCGGAGCTTGGCCTAATCGTTGTCGCCGCTTTGCATGACGCGAGGCCGGCGGCGTCAGGCCGCCTAACAGCGGTGTTTGACTGGCAGGCATTGTCACCGCCGCTCGTGGTGCGCACCCGCGTTGCCGGCGACCGGTTTTGGCCCGCTGGCATGCAGGGGAGCAAAAAACTTAAAGAATTTTTTATTGACGCTAAAGTGCCGCGTACCGAGCGCGACTACGTGCCGCTCATTTGCGACCAGGACGGCATCCTGTGGGTAGCCGGTTACCGGCAGTCTGCGCGGGGACGGCCTGATGGCGCGACGCGCCGGTTTTTACAGCTTACTTTAATAAGGCAGGAGGAAATTACGTGTTAGAGGACATTCAGGAAGTTTTACTTTCGTCTGAGCAATTGAGCGCCCGTATCCGGGAAATGGGCCGCCAAATCAGCGCCGACTATGCCGGCAAAGAAATTTTAATGATCGGCGTACTGCGGGGCGCCGTTATTTTCATGGCCGACCTGGCCCGTGCGATTGATGTGCCGGTCGCGCTCGATTTTATGGCCGTTTCCAGTTATGGCGCATCCACTACTTCCAGCGGCGTGGTCCGGATCCTTAAAGACCTGGACGAAGACGTGGAAGGCAAGCACCTTTTGATTGTGGAAGATATCATTGATTCCGGTCTGACGCTTAACTACTTGCTCGACAACCTGCGCTCCCGCAAGCCGGCCAGCATCAAGATCTGTACGCTGCTTAACAAGCCGGAGCGGCGCAAGGTGGACGTGCAGGTCGACTACAACGGCTTTACCATTCCCGACCATTTCGTGGTCGGCTATGGCCTGGATTACGCGGAAAAGTACCGCAATCTGCCTTTTATCGGCATACTAAAACCGGAGGCCTATAAAAACTGAGCGGTGAATACAATTTACAGTGTAACGCCCCGCCGGTCTGGGCTTCGTTGCCACATTTGCTATTTTGTGGTATAATAATTTCCTATGGAACGTCCTTGGGTTATTCCTTGTGTTGCTCCAGCGAGAGGAGGGCTACTGGTTGAATAAATTTTTTCGCAACGTTAGTTTCTATTTGTTGATTATCATCATCGCCATCTCGATAATTGACTATTACTCGTCGCGCACCACTAACAAGCAGGAAATAAGCTACACCCAGTTTCTGCGCCAGGTAGAAGAGAAAAAGGTGGAGCGCGTAACCATCGTGGAAAACACCATCCGCGGGAAGCTCAAGGACGGACAAGAGTTTACGACCATTGCTCCCAACGACCCGACCCTGATTAACACCTTGCGGGAAACGGGAGTGGATATAAAGGCCGAACAACCGCCCCAACCGCCCTGGTGGACGACGATATTCTCATCCATCCTCCCCATGCTGCTGCTTATAGGCGTCTGGTTTTTCATCATGCAGCAGACCCAGGGGGGCGGCAACCGGGTGATGTCGTTCGGTAAGAGCAGGGCCAAACTGCACACCGAAGACAAGATCAAGGTCACGTTCAAGGATGTAGCCGGGGCTGATGAAGCCAAGCAGGAGCTTGAGGAAGTTGTCGAGTTCCTCAAGCATCCTAAGAAGTTCAATGATTTAGGCGCCCGCATTCCCAAAGGCGTGCTGCTCTTCGGTCCGCCGGGTACCGGCAAGACGCTGCTGGCCCGGGCGGTAGCCGGGGAAGCGGGAGTGCCGTTTTTCAGCATCAGCGGCTCCGATTTCGTGGAAATGTTTGTCGGCGTCGGCGCGTCGCGCGTCCGCGACCTTTTTGAACAGGCGAAGAAGAACGCTCCCTGCATCGTTTTCATCGACGAGATTGATGCTGTCGGCCGTCAACGTGGCGCCGGCCTGGGCGGCGGTCACGATGAGCGCGAACAGACCCTCAACCAGCTGCTGGTTGAGATGGATGGCTTTGGCGTCAATGAGGGGATTATTATCATCGCCGCCACCAACCGCCCGGACATCCTGGACCCGGCGCTGCTGCGCCCCGGGCGGTTTGACCGCCAGATTGTCGTTGACCGGCCGGATGTCAAAGGCCGGCTCGAGATCTTGAAAGTACATACCCGCGGTAAGCCGTTGGGCAAAGAAGTTAATCTCGAGATCCTGGCCCGCCGCACGCCCGGATTTACCGGCGCCGACCTGAGCAATCTGGTCAATGAAGCGGCGCTGCTCGCCGCCCGCCGCGGCAAGAAGCGCATCGAAATGCCCGAACTGGAAGAAGCGATTGAGCGGGTGGTAGCGGGACCGGAGCGCAAGAGCCGGGTTATCAGTGACAAGGAAAAGAAGCTAACGGCATATCATGAAGCGGGTCATGCCTTGGTCGGCATGCTGCTGACCCATACCGACCCGGTGCATAAGGTGTCTATTATCCCCCGCGGCCGCGCCGGCGGCTACACGCTAATGCTGCCTAAGGAAGACCGCTACTATGCCACCAAGTCGGAACTATTAGACCAGCTTAAAACACTGCTTGGCGGCCGGGTGGCCGAAGCCCTTGTGCTCGGCGAAATCAGCACCGGCGCTCAGAACGATTTGGAACGGGCCACCGAACTGGTGCGGAAGATGGTTACCGAATACGGCATGAGCGAAGTGCTCGGTCCCATTACCTTCGGCCGGCGCCAGGAACAGGTCTTCCTGGGCCGCGATATTGCCCGCGACCGCAACTATAGCGAAGAAGTGGCCTACGCTATTGACAAGGAAGTACGCCGCATTATTGAAGACGCTTATGCCAAGACAGAAGAAATGTTGAAAAGCAATATGGATAAGCTCCACCTCATTGCTGAAGCGCTGCTTGAACGGGAAACGCTCGAAGGTGAAGAATTGGAGCAACTCCTCAAAGAAGGGAAAATTACTGAAAATCCGTCTGACGAAAAAGAGTCGGACACGGCTCCGCAAAACGCCCAGACCGGGCCGGATGACGGGACAGGGCCGAAGATTGTCTACATTTCTCGACGGGATGGTGATTGGCCGTGGCGCAGACGCTAACAGTAGGTCTAAAAGGGGAAGCGACAATTAAAGTGACGCCAGACAACACAGCCGAACGGTTCGGTAACGCCGGCGCCGCCGTGTTTGCCACGCCGATGCTGGTAGCTCTTATGGAACAGGCGGCGATTGCCGCCGTTGCCAATTGTTTAGCGCCGGGGGAAGGTACGGTAGGCACCAGGGTGGATATGCACCATTTGGCGGCAACGCCGGTCGGCATGACCGTACGGGCTACGGCTGAACTGGTGGAAGTAGCCGGTAAACGGTTGGTCTTCACCGTAGCGGCCTATGACGACCGGGAAAAGGTCGGCGAGGGGCGGCACGAGCGCTATATTATTAGAACAGCTTCGTTTCTGGAAAAAGTTGCTGCCAAAGCAGGCAGCGGTATTTAGGATAAAGTGGGGGGACAGCTATGTCGCGTAAATGGATCCCCAACCTGCTAACCATCGTTAACCTTTTTGCCGGCTTACTCGCTATTATGCTGGCCTTTACCGGGATGTGGACGTTGGCGGCAGCCTTAATCCTTGGGGCGGCTCTGTTTGACAGCCTTGATGGGCGGGTGGCCCGCCGGCTTAACGCGACTAGTGAATTCGGCAAAGAGCTTGATTCGCTGGCCGACTTGGTATCCTTCGGCGTAGCGCCTGCTACAATTGACTATATGCTGAATTTTAGCTTACTTGGCTGGAGCGGCTATCTTTTAGCCGCTTTGTTTCCTATTTGCGGCGCGCTGCGCCTGGCCCGCTTCAACAT carries:
- a CDS encoding threonine/serine exporter family protein — protein: MNGISLEKIVALVILAGEVMLKNGAETSRVEQTMVHMARACGAAKVESFAIPTGVFVTVTDGAGNSLTTMRRVYNRTINLDRIAKVNELSRRLADHRLDYEAAQSLLQHIAKERSGFSLGPSVIASGVVGAGFAVLQDAGPGEAGFAFLAAALVRYIAHIVSRLHGVRFTFEFLGAMAAALTGVMVNWLWPQISRDIVIVGGIIPLVPGVAITNAISDVIAGDLLSGLSRGLEAALTSVAVAMGVVIVLAISV
- a CDS encoding threonine/serine exporter family protein, encoding MVIKLAAVFLMGTAVGVLYRIPRHLLLYGSFTGAVVWLVYYVAIISGANVIFGAFVGSVAVGFLSEFLARLMKKPATIFAIPGFLPLVPGREAYTAMRYMVEGQYGQGVATAMHTMLTGGAIAFGIFLSATVYRLVINYRVANANAIDKG
- the tilS gene encoding tRNA lysidine(34) synthetase TilS — encoded protein: MLLTKVKTWVERHRLLTAGDRVVAACSGGPDSLALVHILHRLQPAYGFDLVVAHVDHMLRGAESAREAEFVRAFCRQLGLDCRVTAIDVPRVRAERGGSTEEVARALRYAFLRQVADSLGGAKIATGHHRDDQAETVLINFLRGAGPRGLRGMQPAAAGIIRPLLSVTRQEIEAYCAAAGLTPCLDSSNLHTDYLRNRVRLELLPLLAREYNPAIGENLARLAEIMADQHDFLRQCAADAYTHVARETEGRLALDSTALAALPAALRREVLRLAIEKKRGSLTGISFWHVEKLLEMALAGKVGSLFTLPGGLSFVRTYDGLATVDHTEDGARAAVGIAPPGRALTVPGVTEVPELGLIVVAALHDARPAASGRLTAVFDWQALSPPLVVRTRVAGDRFWPAGMQGSKKLKEFFIDAKVPRTERDYVPLICDQDGILWVAGYRQSARGRPDGATRRFLQLTLIRQEEITC
- the hpt gene encoding hypoxanthine phosphoribosyltransferase — its product is MLEDIQEVLLSSEQLSARIREMGRQISADYAGKEILMIGVLRGAVIFMADLARAIDVPVALDFMAVSSYGASTTSSGVVRILKDLDEDVEGKHLLIVEDIIDSGLTLNYLLDNLRSRKPASIKICTLLNKPERRKVDVQVDYNGFTIPDHFVVGYGLDYAEKYRNLPFIGILKPEAYKN
- the ftsH gene encoding ATP-dependent zinc metalloprotease FtsH → MNKFFRNVSFYLLIIIIAISIIDYYSSRTTNKQEISYTQFLRQVEEKKVERVTIVENTIRGKLKDGQEFTTIAPNDPTLINTLRETGVDIKAEQPPQPPWWTTIFSSILPMLLLIGVWFFIMQQTQGGGNRVMSFGKSRAKLHTEDKIKVTFKDVAGADEAKQELEEVVEFLKHPKKFNDLGARIPKGVLLFGPPGTGKTLLARAVAGEAGVPFFSISGSDFVEMFVGVGASRVRDLFEQAKKNAPCIVFIDEIDAVGRQRGAGLGGGHDEREQTLNQLLVEMDGFGVNEGIIIIAATNRPDILDPALLRPGRFDRQIVVDRPDVKGRLEILKVHTRGKPLGKEVNLEILARRTPGFTGADLSNLVNEAALLAARRGKKRIEMPELEEAIERVVAGPERKSRVISDKEKKLTAYHEAGHALVGMLLTHTDPVHKVSIIPRGRAGGYTLMLPKEDRYYATKSELLDQLKTLLGGRVAEALVLGEISTGAQNDLERATELVRKMVTEYGMSEVLGPITFGRRQEQVFLGRDIARDRNYSEEVAYAIDKEVRRIIEDAYAKTEEMLKSNMDKLHLIAEALLERETLEGEELEQLLKEGKITENPSDEKESDTAPQNAQTGPDDGTGPKIVYISRRDGDWPWRRR
- a CDS encoding thioesterase family protein, translating into MAQTLTVGLKGEATIKVTPDNTAERFGNAGAAVFATPMLVALMEQAAIAAVANCLAPGEGTVGTRVDMHHLAATPVGMTVRATAELVEVAGKRLVFTVAAYDDREKVGEGRHERYIIRTASFLEKVAAKAGSGI
- the pssA gene encoding CDP-diacylglycerol--serine O-phosphatidyltransferase translates to MSRKWIPNLLTIVNLFAGLLAIMLAFTGMWTLAAALILGAALFDSLDGRVARRLNATSEFGKELDSLADLVSFGVAPATIDYMLNFSLLGWSGYLLAALFPICGALRLARFNIMNVRGYFVGLPITAAGPLLAGTALLGDFLPVAVQALVLLVLAGLMVSTLRVPKW